A region from the Aphis gossypii isolate Hap1 chromosome 1, ASM2018417v2, whole genome shotgun sequence genome encodes:
- the LOC126548841 gene encoding fatty acid synthase-like produces the protein MSEANDVVISGIAGRFPECDSTEEFKEKLYNNADLLTDDNRRWSPGMYGVPSRSGKLKEIDKFDAEFFGIHTKLANAMDAQLRILLEVTHEAIVDAGINPKDIRGTKTGVYVGMMTNESSDYFERTPEKLTGYETIGVIRSMVANRLSFQFNFNGPSVAIDTACSSALFCLHQAITAIKTGQCDAAIVAGTNLLLKPATSVMYHRYNMLSPTGTSRPFDIGANGYVRSEAIVALYIRKSADAKRIYATVVGTSTNTDGFKIEGATYPSQSVQSQLIRDTYARAYLNPNDVHYVEAHGTGTTVGDRQELNAISDVFCINRKTPLLVGSVKSNMGHAEPVSGLVSIAKVLYALETGIIPANINFETLNPNIPKLVSGELKVVDKQTPLPGNLVSINSFGVGGSNVHVILRANDKIAQKIPLPTLEIPRLVFLSGRTREALDEQFEAIEKYADNNDLLTLINDIYKSTIPGYKLSGYSILGQSPRNVEIAQSNVSGDKRPIYFIFPGMGSQSLELVTDLVKFEVFKQTVDNAHSILIPYNYSVYDLFYKSDENTFKSIKNTMFTVLIVQIGLVDILHSLGINPDGIIGHSVGELACAYADGCFTLEEALLTMYWRSTILTQIDVPAGAMVAVGLSWEETQKKLPEGIIVACHNSEDSVTISGLKDITLKFTETLKHEGIFAKPVDSMGYAFHSPYLNGFIPSLRPYYEKVMSNPKKRSSRWLSTTFPEYQWNSPEAKYSSADYHLKNISSPVYFHGAMKHVPENAITIEIAPHCLLQAILKRSLPPTVTNVGLTKKTVSNHVNFLLEAIGKLYIAGAEPQLQNLYGKVEYPVVRGTPMISPMLKWDHSNDYVVPNFVEKISGSEYNQVEIDIKTKQDKYLAGHAIDGRILYPAAGYITLVWKAFAKLQAKWFEDVPVVFRNLKFFRPTVLNTEVTVKFDINIFHGSGEFELLEGGSLTVTGGIQLFTPNSDENQIEHLATISEQMELNSDDFYKELRLRGYQYKDEFLGFVEANSEGSRGKVAWTGNWVSYIDTLLQFELISIKTRELRLPTYIKEIIIDPVYHKQVAERSSNSNEIEVNHYGYAKTTQSGGVTISKLKVTPAPLKKNAQLPATLERHSFIPYTYTSNELTTYEILYSMIGLFMENIGVHYVKAAEIHNNNVLATEIVQIIEAEANFYVDYTILSNKAVNIEQSKLSSLDIEIVDFNIQNAPLSDAYQLIVADDINFDTTVLDKISSALTPRGFVLLVENISALTPTTLESLNLQIVSVIEKGDKKYFLLKKISPKYQYTTLNIEDGQFSWVESLKKELADIKGNPNKKVILYSDKNINGVLGLSKCLVEEFNGEENPIRCILTESGKKYTLKDFTALLETDLFFNVERNGTWGSYRHLPIDVKIVSNIQTTEAKVSVQSKGDLTTLQWVQASKYFNSSDSSDSITIAYTGVNNVDLAALSSMKTDFGVEFSGFKTNGQKVMGLVKSGALSTTVSQSNAIVWDVPKSWTLQQAATVPYSYFLATYALIHKGKLSESKNVLIFVGGNSVNYAAISIALSLKCKVFVVAETNEQLEIIKSDYPEVSQVSTTRFDSKFIHSVSTLTLNQGVDYVVLSKDCSNRLPELLAVESKIIITENTNVSALSNSQNGFEVISAKFEDISILNNQYADNIHSFVDSRIKKDIVKPLPFTIYPYSEVESAFRSYSNNKTGKKIIVEVSGETPTVNFAAYRRVYFDPSKSYILSGGLGGFGMELTEWAVERGAKNIILCSRSGIQTGYQKYRVNIWRSQNIKVEISTFDLTTLSGAKETVKLALSLGPLGGIFNLAGVLRDGIFENQTVDNFQTVYNSKVLTTKYLDEASEGVSKDIEYFVTFSSISCGRGNRGQTNYGYANSIMERISEQRQKRGLPAQSIQWGGIGDVGMAYLLTRGNEEKEINGTLAQKISSCLVALDILLTQSSAVVASHVIPTKRKVTENSKSQSLTEIVSGIMGIQDPLSVKSTSTLADLGMDSLMGVDIKQTIERSFGVSLNNSQVQQLKFSELENVGLK, from the exons ATGTCAGAAGCAAATGATGTGGTGATATCGGGTATTGCTGGACGATTTCCTGAATGTGACTCTACCGAAGAGTTTAAagagaaattatataataatgcagaTTTATTGACAGATGATAATAGAAGATGGTCTCccg gcaTGTATGGAGTTCCATCAAGGTCTGGAAAATTAAAGGAAATAGATAAATTTGACGCAGAGTTTTTTGGAATCCATACAAAATTAGCTAATGCCATGGATGCACAACTTAGAATTTTACTTGAAGTTACACATGAAGCTATAGTCGAtgcag GAATTAATCCAAAGGATATACGTGGAACAAAAACAGGGGTGTACGTTGGTATGATGACCAACGAATCTTCAGACTATTTTGAACGTACACCAGAAAAATTGACTGGATATGAAACTATAGGTGTAATTAGATCTATGGTAGCTAACAGACTTTCttttcaattcaattttaatg gccCGAGTGTCGCTATTGATACTGCATGTTCAAGCGCGCTATTTTGTTTACACCAAGCTATCACTGCAATAAAAACGGGTCAATGCGATGCAGCTATTGTTGCAGGAACTAATTTACTCCTAAAACCAGCCACTTCAGTTATGTATCatcgatataatatgcttAGTCCTACAGGAACAAGCAGACCTTTTGACATTGGCG cTAATGGATACGTAAGAAGTGAAGCTATTGTTGCTTTATACATAAGAAAATCAGCGGATGCTAAACGAATATACGCGACTGTAGTCGGAACGTCCACTAATACCGATGGATTCAAAATCGAAGGCGCCACATATCCTTCGCAGTCAGTACAAAGTCAGCTAATTAGAGATACTTACGCGCGTGCTTATTTAAATCCCAATGATGTCCATTATGTCGAAGCTCATGGAACAGGGACAACT GTTGGAGACAGACAAGAGTTGAACGCCATTTCGGATGTGTTTTGTATTAACCGTAAAACTCCTTTGCTTGTTGGATCGGTTAAATCAAATATGGGTCACGCAGAACCAGTATCAGGTTTAGTGTCAATAGCAAAGGTGCTGTATGCGCTAGAAACAGGAATTATTCCggctaatattaattttgaaacactAAACCCCAATATTCCAAAACTTGTTAGTGGAGAATTGAAG gtTGTTGATAAGCAAACGCCATTACCGGGAAATTTAGTTTCTATTAATTCATTCGGCGTTGGAGGATCAAATGTTCATGTTATTCTAAGAGCTAACGATAAAATAGCACAGAAAATTCCATTACCAACACTCGAAATTCCTAGACTAGTGTTTTTGTCAGGACGAACTAGAGAAGCGTTGGACGAACAATTTGAAGCT attgaaaaatatgcaGATAACAACGATCTATTAACtttaatcaatgatatttataaatcaacaatTCCTGGTTACAAGTTATCTGGTTATTCAATTCTCGGACAATCCCCTCGGAATGTTGAAATAGct CAAAGTAATGTGTCCGGTGATAAAAGGCCAATCTACTTCATTTTTCCCGGTATGGGAAGTCAATCGTTAGAATTAGTCACCGATTTAGTAAAGTTTGAAGTGTTTAAACAAACTGTAGACAATGCACATTCCATATTAATTCCATATAACTACAgtgtttatgatttattttataaatctgacGAAAATACGTTTAAGAGTATAAAGAATACTATGTTCACAGTTCTTATTGTACAG ataggtcttgttgatattttacacTCACTTGGTATCAATCCCGACGGTATCATTGGTCATTCAGTTGGTGAACTGGCCTGTGCGTATGCAGATGGTTGCTTCACATTAGAAGAAGCGTTATTGACAATGTACTGGAGGTCTACAATTTTGACACAAATTGACGTACCCGCTGGAGCTATGGTTGCAGTAGGACTATCGTGGGAAGAGACACAAAAGAAACTTCCCGAAGGTATAATTGTCGCTTGTCATAACAGCGAAGACAGTGTTACAATTTCGGGACTTAAagatataactttgaaattcACTGAAACTCTAAAACACGAAGGTATATTTGCTAAACCTGTAGATTCGATGGGTTACGCTTTCCATTCGCCATACTTAAATGGGTTTATCCCGTCGTTGAGACCATATTATGAaaag gtaatgtcTAATCCTAAAAAAAGGTCTAGTCGGTGGTTGAGTACAACATTTCCGGAATATCAATGGAATTCACCGGAAGCCAAATACTCGTCGGCGGattaccatttaaaaaatataagttcacCAGTTTACTTTCATGGTGCAATGAAACATGTACCCGAAAATGCTATAACCATTGAAATTGCTCCTCATTGTTTATTACAAGCAATTTTGAAGAGATCATTGCCCCCTACAGTGACAAATGTCGGCCTGACTAAGAAAACTGTTTCAAATCATGTGAATTTCTTGTTGGAAGCTATTGGAAA gttATATATTGCCGGAGCAGAGCCGCAATTACAGAATTTGTATGGTAAAGTAGAGTACCCTGTAGTTAGAGGTACTCCAATGATATCTCCAATGTTAAAATGGGATCATTCAAATGACTATGTAGTTCCAAATTTTGTGGAAAAG aTTTCCGGGTCAGAGTATAATCAAGTcgaaattgatattaaaacaaaacaagataaatatttagccGGTCATGCCATTGATGGACGTATACTTTATCCTGCAGCTGGATATATA ACATTAGTATGGAAAGCTTTTGCAAAACTACAAGCAAAATGGTTTGAAGACGTTCCAGTTGTTtttcgaaatttaaaatttttcaggCCAACTGTTCTTAATACTGAGg tgacAGTAAAATtcgacattaatatttttcatggaTCGGGTGAGTTTGAATTATTAGAAGGAGGATCATTAACGGTTACAGGaggtatacaattattcaCCCCAAACTCCGACGAAAATCAAATAGAACATCTTGCAACCATTTCAGAACAAATGGAATTAAATTCTGATGATTTTTACAAGGAGTTGAGACTTCGAGGATATCAGTATAAAGATGAGTTTTTAGGTTTTGTAGAAGCAAACAGTGAAG GTTCTAGAGGTAAAGTGGCCTGGACTGGAAATTGGGTATCGTATATTGATACTCTGTTACAATTTGaacttatatctataaaaactaGAGAGCTTCGTTTGCCAACATACATTAAAGAAATTATCATTGATCCTGTGTATCATAAGCAAGTTGCGGAAAGATCGTCGAATTCAAATG AAATTGAAGTAAACCATTATGGATATGCTAAGACGACGCAATCGGGCGGAGTCACTATCTCCAAATTGAAAGTGACGCCTGCACCTTTGAAAAAGAATGCCCAACTTCCAGCAACTCTGGAACGTCATTCATTTAttccatatacatataca TCAAATGAATTAACTACGTATGAGATTCTTTACTCTATGATTGGATTATTCATGGAAAACATAGGAGTACACTATGTAAAAGCAGCAGAAATCCATAACAATAACGTATTGGCAACGGAAATTGTTCAAATTATTGAAGCAGAAGCCAATTTTTAT GTGGACTATACAATTCTTTCGAACAAGGCAGTTAATATCGAACAAAGCAAGCTATCATCATTAGATATTGAAATTGTTGACTTCAATATTCAAAATGCTCCATTATCCGATGCATACCAATTGATAGTTGctgatgatattaattttgacaCTACTGTATTGGATAAAATTTCTTCGGCATTAACTCCAAGAGGATTTGTTCTTttggttgaaaatatttctgcaCTTACTCCAACTACATTGGAATCGTTAAATCTCCAAATAGTGTCTGTTATTGAAAAAGGCGACAAGAAATACTTCTTGttgaaaaaa atTTCACCAAAATATCAGTACACGACTTTAAACATTGAGGATGGACAGTTTTCGTGGgtggaatcattgaaaaaggAATTAGCCGACATTAAAGGAAATCCGAACAAAAaggttatactttatagtgataaaaatatcaacgGTGTTCTCGGTCTGTCTAAATGTTTAGTTGAAGAATTTAATGGTGAAGAAAATCCCATCAG gtgtATCCTAACCGAATctggtaaaaaatatactttgaaaGATTTTACTGCACTCCTTGAAACCGATCTGTTCTTTAACGTGGAGCGAAATGGAACTTGGGGATCTTACAGACATTTACCAATTgatgtaaaaattgtttcaaatattcaaacaacTGAAGCTAAAGTGTCCGTACAGTCTAAGGGCGATCTGACAACACTTCAATGGGTTCAGGCGTcaaa ATATTTCAACAGCAGTGACAGCAGTGATTCTATAACTATAGCGTATACCGGAGTTAACAATGTCGACTTGGCTGCACTTTCTTCAATG aaaACCGACTTTGGAGTAGAATTTTCTGGTTTTAAGACAAATGGTCAAAAGGTAATGGGATTGGTTAAATCTGGAGCTCTATCAACGACAGTTAGTCAGAGTAATGCTATTGTATGGGATGTACCAAAAAGTTGGACTTTGCAACAAGCCGCCACTGTTCCATACTCTTACTTTTTG GCCACTTATGCTTTAATACATAAAGGAAAGTTATCGGAATCTAAAAACGTGTTGATATTTGTTGGCGGAAACAGTGTGAATTACGCGGCTATTTCAATTGCACTATCACTCAAGTGCAAAGTGTTTGTTGTAGCCGAAACTAATGAACagcttgaaattattaaaagcgaTTACCCAGAA gtGAGTCAAGTTTCAACTACGAGATTTGATTCAAAATTCATTCACTCGGTATCAACGTTGACTCTAAATCAAGGAGTTGATTATGTGGTTTTGTCCAAAGATTGTTCTAATCGTTTGCCGGAACTGCTCGCTGttgaatcaaaaattataatcaccgAAAATACAAACGTATCAGCCTTATcaa ATTCACAAAATGGATTTGAAGTAATATCAGCCAAGTTTGaagatatttctattttaaataatcaatatgcaGATAATATTCATTCATTCGTCGATTCAAGAATAAAGAAAGATATTGTAAAACCTTTACCGTTCACTATTTATCCGTATTCTGAAGTTGAGTCGGCTTTCAG ATCCTACTCCAATAATAAGACTGGAAAGAAGATAATAGTTGAAGTGTCCGGTGAGACGCCGACCGTAAACTTTGCAGCATACCGTCGGGTATATTTTGATCCAAGCAAAAGTTACATACTTTCGG GTGGTCTTGGTGGATTTGGAATGGAACTTACGGAGTGGGCAGTAGAGCGCGGGGCaaagaatattattctctGTTCTCGGAGTGGAATTCAAACAGGATACCAGAAATATAGAGTAAATATTTGGAGAAGCCAAAACATCAAAGTGGAAATCAGCACATTCGACCTGACTACATTGTCGGGAGCCAAAGAAACTGTGAAATTGGCTCTCAGTCTAGGTCCACTTGGTGGAATTTTCAACTTGGCCGgg GTTTTGAGAGACGGAATTTTCGAAAACCAAACAGTTGATAACTTCCAGACTGTGTACAACAGTAAAGTGTTAACCACTAAGTATTTAGACGAAGCTTCGGAAGGTGTTAGTAAGGATATTGAGTATTTTGTCACGTTTTCGTCCATTTCTTGCGGTCGAGGAAACAGGGGACAAACCAATTACGGTTACGCAAACTCTATCATGGAAAGGATTTCGGAGCAAAGACAAAAACGAGGACTACCGGCG CAATCTATTCAATGGGGAGGCATCGGTGACGTCGGAATGGCATATCTATTAACTCGTGGTAATGAAGAAAAAGAAATCAATGGTACTCTTGCCCAAAAAATATCGTCTTGCTTAGTGGCgttggatatattattaacacaaagTTCAGCGGTCGTTGCTTCGCATGTGATACCAACCAAAAGAAAAGTGACAGAGAATTCAAAATCTCAATCGCTCACGGAAATCGTTTCTGGAATTATgg GGATTCAAGATCCACTTTCAGTTAAGTCTACGTCTACTTTAGCTGATTTAGGAATGGATTCATTGATGGGAGTCGACATCAAACAGACCATCGAACGTAGCTTTGGAGTGTCATTGAATAATTCTCAAGTACAACAATTGAAGTTCAGCGAATTGGAAAATGTCGGTTTGAAATGA